The window AACCAACATCCTCTAAAGCTTTATAAATAGCGTTTTTTGTAAATAATTGAGCTAATTTATATTTACGATATTTATTCATTAAAAATCTAACTAGAGATTTAAATTTAGTTTGATAGAATTTTAAGTCTACAAAAGAAATACCAAGAAGAAGCATAATATTATCAATATCTTTATTAAGGTAGTGTAGCTCTATGTCAAAAGCTTTGTTGTTTTCAATTTTATCAGCAACTGTAGTATTGTAAACTTTGAGTTCAATCTCTTTTTGTTTTAAATCTTCTTTAAGTTTATTTTTAGCTTTAATGTATTCGTTTTTATCCGCAAATAAACCACGTTTATTCAGAATTTCTTTATATTTAACTTTAATTGGCGCAATTATATTAGTTTTATAGAAGACATTAAATTCATTATGAATATTTAAAAACTTATACATTTCTTCTTTTTCTGCTTTTAAGTATTCTTTTTGAATTTTCTTTTCTTCTTCAATTTCTTTTTTATACATTTCAATTCTTTTGATATATTCACCAATATATTTTTCAAGTTCTAAATCAAAAGTTTTTTGTGTCGCTTCAAGATTCTTACGTGCTTCTTGTAAAGCTTGCTTGTTTTGTTTAGGTAATTTGAAAAATTCGGCAAAAACTTTTGAAAAACTCTCTAGTGTTTTTTGTTTATTTTGACTGTAAACTTGTTTATTAGCTTTTCTAGTTTCTTCTGATTTTGAAATGTATCAATTTCAATCAAATTTGAAATCATTTTTAATAATTTCCTTAATTTTTTTGATACTTGCTTTTTTAGTTTCATCAACTACTAATTTATTTTTATAGAAATCACTAAGATAGTCTTGTAAACTTGCAACAAGAGATTTTAATTCTTCTAAATTTAAAAATTGTAATTTATGTAAATTGTGTTTAATTTCTTTTTTAGCAAATAAATTCAACTTATAAAGCTTATATTTATGGAAAAAATAAGAAAGTGAAGATGTGCTATAAGCTTCATTTTTATGAATATTAGCTTCATTTTTAAATTCTTGCACAAAATTACGTAAAGCATTTTTGGCAATGTTAGTAAAATCTTTGTTTTGCGATCTTAAATTATTAAACTCTTTAAATCTTTGAACAAAAAGATCTTTGTTTTCATAGTATAAAGCAGTTTTAAATCTAAGTTGTTTTTGTCTATGATATTCATTTCTTGCTTGCTCTAATTCAACCTCATCAAAATCAATGTTGTTGTTTCTAAAGTCACTTTGTTTATTATCATAAAGCGCAATTAATTGTTCAATATTTTTATAAAAACTATTAACAATTAAAGAGTTAATTTTCCCTCTTTCTTCAAGAAAACCAAAATAAGCATTAAATTGATCATCTGTGCTTTCTGAAGCAGAGAATTCTGCTAATTTAACACTTTGTCATTTTGCGACAAATGGTTTAAGAAGACGATTAGCTACTCTAATATTTTCCAATTCTAATTTAAGACTTTCTTCTAGGAAAGTATAGTGGAAGTTATCAGCAATTTTAATTCAATCTTTACTAATGTCCTTAATTTTGTTTTTAATAATTCCATTTACAACAAGAGGTTCTTTTAAAATGCTATAAATATTATTTTGACCATTTAAAGAAGCCATTGGATCTTGGAAGATCATTTGAATGTTTTTATGCATGAATTTGCTTCTTTTGCGCGAAATTCTTTTTCCTGAAATAATTTGGTTATGTAAAGTAACAAAACCGCTAAAATCATCATAAAGTCTAAGAAGTGATCTACCAACGGTAGTCTTACCACTTCCAGATTCACCTATTAAACCTACTATTTCACCTTTTTTAACATTAAAACTAACATTATCAACTGCTTTATTAACTAAACTTCCGTTAACAAAGTATTTTTTAAGATTAGATATTTCTAAAATATATTCATCTTTATTTTTGTTCATCGCTAAATACCTTTCTAAAGTTTGTTAATCTATTAGTTAATTCTGTTGGAAGCTCTACTTTTGGAGCTTCAGGGTGTAAAAGTCATGTTGCTGCAGCATGTGTTTCACTTATTTCAAAAAGCGGAGGCTCTTTAACAAAGTCAATTTCAAGTGCATATTCATTTCTAGGTGCAAAAGCATCTCCAAGAGGTAAGTTAGACATATCTGGTGGAGTTCCTTTAATTGAGTATAAACGATCTTCTTTATTTTCGGGAATAGCAGAAATCAAAGCTCATGTATAAGGGTGTGCTGGATGTGCGAAAATGTCTTTTTTAGTTCCTTTTTCAACAATTTTTCCAGCGTACATAACATAAATATAATCACATAATTTAGCAACAACAGAAATGTTGTGACTAATTAAAATAATTGAAATATTCATATCTTGACGAATTTGTTCGAACAATGCTAA is drawn from Mycoplasmopsis glycophila and contains these coding sequences:
- a CDS encoding ATP-binding cassette domain-containing protein, producing the protein MNKNKDEYILEISNLKKYFVNGSLVNKAVDNVSFNVKKGEIVGLIGESGSGKTTVGRSLLRLYDDFSGFVTLHNQIISGKRISRKRSKFMHKNIQMIFQDPMASLNGQNNIYSILKEPLVVNGIIKNKIKDISKDWIKIADNFHYTFLEESLKLELENIRVANRLLKPFVAKWQSVKLAEFSASESTDDQFNAYFGFLEERGKINSLIVNSFYKNIEQLIALYDNKQSDFRNNNIDFDEVELEQARNEYHRQKQLRFKTALYYENKDLFVQRFKEFNNLRSQNKDFTNIAKNALRNFVQEFKNEANIHKNEAYSTSSLSYFFHKYKLYKLNLFAKKEIKHNLHKLQFLNLEELKSLVASLQDYLSDFYKNKLVVDETKKASIKKIKEIIKNDFKFDWNWYISKSEETRKANKQVYSQNKQKTLESFSKVFAEFFKLPKQNKQALQEARKNLEATQKTFDLELEKYIGEYIKRIEMYKKEIEEEKKIQKEYLKAEKEEMYKFLNIHNEFNVFYKTNIIAPIKVKYKEILNKRGLFADKNEYIKAKNKLKEDLKQKEIELKVYNTTVADKIENNKAFDIELHYLNKDIDNIMLLLGISFVDLKFYQTKFKSLVRFLMNKYRKYKLAQLFTKNAIYKALEDVGLLKQFAYRYPHEFSGGQRQRIVIARALITEPSVIVADEPIASLDISIQAQVVNLLKDLCKEKNIGMIFIAHDLSMIEYVADRVQIMHLGKIVESGDTKKIYSNPVHPYTNNLFKAIPKISNANEKFKDVTFETSYLDEQRYPNVPSVAKVEEDHYVYGTPKQVEKWTKDSVSR